The genomic window CCCGCATTTCGACAGGGTCAAATCGGGTAGGAGGGAGCCTTGCGGCACCCTCCTCCCACACCACCGTGCGAACGGTTCCGTACACGGCGGTTCATCGAGTGTGGTTTAGGCGTCGGAGTTCCTGTTGGAGTGAGACTAGCCCCAGCTGTTCGAAGAAGGCTTTTCGGAAGGCGTCGTTCATGTGGCTGGCCCCGGCATTCCACCAAGGGCCGTGGCCGTTCCCCGCCGAGTCACGGGCACGCTGTTCCGTCAGTCCTCGTTGCCTCAACCGCATAGCGCGCGTGGCCGGTTTCTTCCATTGCCGCCACAGGATGCAGCGCAACCTGCGCCGCAGCCAGCCATCAAGGTCCTCGAGAATCCCCTTACTGTCGGTCAGCCGGAAGTAAGCAATCCAGCCATGCAGGATCGGGGTAAGGTCTTTGATGGTGGCGCCAAGGGCGCGACCGCGCCCGGCACGGAAGGCAGCCTTCAGCTTGCCCCTGAACCGCGCCACGCTCGACGCCGCGATCCGCAGACGCGGCGCCTTGTGGGCGGTCATGGTGTAGCCGAGGAAGGTACGCTTCCATGGACGGTCCACGGCACTCTTCGCGCCATTGACCGTTAGCTTCAGCCGTTCGGTAAGGAAGCAGGTGAGCGAGGCCATGACCCGCTCGCCGGCATGCTGCGAACGTACATAGACGTTGCAGTCGTCGGCGTAGCGGCAGAAGGCATGACCGCGCCGCTCCAATTCCTTGTCGAGATCGTCGAGCAGGATATTTGACAGCAGCGGCGAGAGTGGACCGCCTTGCGGCGTGCCTTCGCTGCGTGCCGTTACGATCCCGCCCGTCATCAGCCCAGCCTGCAGGTAACGGCGGATCAACCGCAGCACCTGCGTGTCTCCGATTTTGCGTGCCACGCGTGCCATCAAGACATCGTGGTTCACTCGGTCGAAGAACTTCTCCAAATCAAGATCGACCACAAAGCGACGGCCGCCGGCCACATAAGACCGGGCGGCAAGAACCGCGTCGTGGGCGCTCCGCCCCGGCCGGAAGCCGTAGGAGGAAGCAGAGAAGTCCGGGTCGAAGATCGGCATCAGCACCTGATGCATCGCCTGCTGGATGAGTCGGTCCAGGACCGTCGGGATGCCCAATTGCCGCATCCCTTTGCCGCCAGGCTTGGGGATTTCCACCCCACGCACCGGCGTCGGTCTGTAGCGGTCCGCCAGCAGGTCTTCTCTGATGCGCGGCCAATGCTCCGCAAGGTATGCCTTCAATTGCTCGACAGACATCTTATCGATACCCGGCGCACCCTTGTTCGCCACCACCCGGCGGTAAGCCGCCATCATGTTCTCGCGGCTGAGGATCGCCTCCATCAGTCGCTCATTCGCCTCCGGTCGAGAGGATCCCGGCCCTGCCGTGGTGTCTGATGCACCCAATGCCTGCCCTCGCGGCTTCCGGCCGCTGCTCTCAGCATGGGCACGGGGCGTCTCAGCCCCGTCTTCTGCGTCTGTCCTCACCATCGAAAGACCGGCCTCCGTCCGGCACTCAATGTTCGGCCCTTCACCGCTTGGTCGGCTAATACGGCTTCTGCTGACCCCTGCCGCCCCATCCCGACGCCTCGCGACGCCGGTAGCACACCTGAAACCAGGGGCAGGTCGGCAGGTCTCCCAGGGTAAGACGCGTGACCTTCGTGCCATATACCTGTCGCATCTACGGCCGCATCCTCCGGGTGATATTGGACTTCAGGCATTTGTGCACCTTCGTCCGGATGCGGTCGCCTCATATGCGTTTCCTGTTCGTCAGGCCGGCACTTTGCTTACAACTTCCTTCAGACCTCGCCTTGCAACGACGCCCTTGTTGTTCGGCTAGCAGTTCCCATCACCAGGGCCTGCAGAGGACTTTCACCTCCAAGTCATCAACCGGATACCATCCCGGTCAAACGGTGCTCTCGCACCACGCGCCATGCCTGGCGCACACAAAAAAGCCCACCCGCATCGCGGATGGGCTTCGATAGTAGCGTGATCGCCGATATTACTTGGCGAGCTTTGCCAGCGTGGCAACGAGACCTTGCGTCGAGGAATCGTGGCCGGCAGCGCTTTCCTTGCCTTCGACCACGGGCAGCAGGCCGGTCGCCAGTTCCTTGCCGAGCTCCACGCCCCACTGATCGAAGGAGTTGATGCGGAAGAGCACCCCTTCGACGAAGACGCGGTGCTCATAAAGCGCGATCAGGCGGCCGAGCGCATAGGGTGTCAGCTTGTCGTAGACGAAGGTGATCGACGGCCGGTTGCCCTGGAAGACGCGGTGCGGCGCGATGAAATCGGCTTTCTTGTCGTCCATGCCCTTGTCGGTCAGCTGCTTCTTGGCCTCAGCGAAGGTGCGGCCCTTCATCAGCGCTTCCGATTGGGCGAGAACGTTCGAAATCAAAAGCTGGTGCTGGTGGCGCAGCTCCGGTTCGAAGGCGTTGGCGGCGATCATGAATTCGGCCGGGATGATGCTCGTGCCCTGATGGATGAGCTGATAGAAGGCATGCTGGCCGTTGGTGCCGGGCTCGCCCCAGACGACGGGACCGGAATTGCCCTCGACCGGCGTGCCGTCGATGGTGACGCCCTTGCCATTCGATTCCATGTCGAGCTGCTGCAGATAGGCCGGGAAGCGCGACAGCCGCTGGTCGTAGGGCAGGATGGCGCGCGTGGGATAGCCCAGCACATTGCGGTGGTAGAAGCCGATCAGCCCGAGCAGCATCGGCAGATTTTCGGTAATCGGCGCCTGACGGAAGTGATTGTCGATGGCATGGGCGCCATCGAGGAACTTGCCGAAATTCTCCGGCCCTATCGCGATCATCAGCGGCAGGCCGATCGCCGACCAGATCGAGTAGCGGCCGCCGACCCAATCCCAGAAGCCGAAGACGCGGGCGCTGTCGATGCCGAAGGCGGCGACCTTGTCGAGCGCCGTCGAGACGGCGGCGAAGTGGTGCTGCACGGCTGCCTCACCAAGTGCGCTGGCAATGAATTTGCGCGCCGTTTGCGCATTGGTCATCGTCTCGACAGTCGTGAAGGTCTTCGAGGCAACGATGAAAAGTGTCGTCTCCGGCTGAACGAGCTTCAGGATGTCGGCGATATGGGCGCCGTCGATATTGGAGACGAAATGCGCGCGCGGACCGTCATGGAAGGGGGCAAGCGCCAGCGTCGCCATAACGGGGCCGAGATCCGAGCCGCCGATACCGATATTGATGACATCGGTAATTGCCTTGCCGGTCGCACCCTTCAGCGCGCCGGAGCGGATATCGTCGGCAAACTTGCCCATGGCGACAAGCACGGCGTTGACGTCAGGCATGACATCCTTGCCGTCGACCAGAACCGGTGTATTTGAGCGGTTGCGCAGCGCTGTGTGCAGAACGGCGCGGTCTTCGGTGAAGTTGATCGCCTTGCCGGAGAACATCTCCTCGCGCTTGTTCTCGACGCCGCCTTCTTCGGCAAGCTTCACCAGAAGCTTGAGGATGTCGTCATTCACGGCCGTCTTGGAATAATCCATCAGCAGGTCGTCAAGCGAGACGGAAAAACGCGAGAAGCGCTGCGGATCGGCGGCGAAGGCGGCACGGATATCGGTCGCCTTGGTGGCATCAGCGGTGCTTTTCAGCTGTTCGACGATGGCGTTCATGGGAAGCTCCTCTGAAGGCGGAAAGGGTTGCGGAAACTATTCGCTTTATCGGGCGCAAATCAAGTTCAGCCACCGTTCGAAATATGAAAAAAGCCACCCGCGGCAAGCGGATGGCCGTCAATTTCATGAGATCGTCAAATTCAGCCGCGCAGGTCCTTGCGCAGGATCTTACCGACCGGCGACTTCGGCAGTTCGGTGCGGAACTCGATGAAGCGCGGGCGCTTGTAGTTCGTGAGGTTGGCGATGCAATGGGCCTTCACCTCAGCCTCCGTCAGGTTCGGGTCCTTCCTGACCACGAAGAGCTTCACCGCCTCGCCGGAATGCCCGTCCGGCACGCCGATCGCGGCGGCCTCGAGGATGCCGGCATGCATGGCGGCGACCTCCTCGATCTCGTTCGGATAGACGTTGAAGCCCGAGACGAGGATCATGTCCTTCTTGCGGTCGACGATCTTGGTATAGCCGCGTTCGTCCATGAAACCCATGTCGCCCGAGCGAAAGTAGCCGTCGGCTGTCATCACCCGCGCCGTTTCCTCCGGCTTCTGCCAATAGCCGGCCATCACCTGCGGCCCCCGGATGCAGATCTCGCCGACTTCGCCTGATGGCAGCGATTGGCCCGCCTCGTCGCGGATATCGAGGTCGGTGGAGGGCATCGGCAGGCCGATCGATCCGGTGAATTCGGGCGAATCGAAACGATTGGCGGTGGCAACAGGCGATGTCTCGGATAGGCCATAGCCCTCCGTTATCGACGTGCCGGTTATCTTGAGCCAGCGTTCGGCGACCGGGCGCTGGACGGCCATGCCGCCGCCGAGCGACATGATCAGCGGGGAGAAGTCGAGCTTGGCGAAGTCGGCATTGTTCATCAGCGCGTTGAACAGCGTGTTGAGACCGGGGAAGATATGCACCTTCGACTTTTCGAATTCCTTGACGAGACCGGGAATGTCGCGCGGGTTGGCGATCAGGATATTATGGGCGCCGAGCGACATGCCCATCAGCGAATTCACCGTCAGCGCGAAGATATGATAGAGCGGCAGGGCGCACAGGAAATTCAGCACTTCTGGCTGCTTCTTGCGCTCGAAGGCGGATCGGAGCCAGAGAGAGAGCTGCATCTTGTTGGCGAGCAGGTTTCGATGCGTCAGTACCGCGCCCTTGGCAACGCCTGTCGTGCCGCCGGTATATTGCAGGAAGGCGATGTCGCCGCCTGCAAGCGTGACCGGCTGGAGCTTTTTTGCAGAACCTTCGCGCAACACCTGGCCGAAACTCTTGTGTTGAGGAATGGACCATGAGGGGACCAGCTTCTTCACCTTACGCACGGCGAAATTGACGATCAGCCCCTTCGGCCCGAGCATTTCGCCGAGTGAGGTGACGACGACATGGTGCAGATCGGTCTTGTTGAGCACTTGTTCCACGGTGCGGGCGAAATTCTCCAGCACGAAGATCGCTTTGGCGCCGGAGTCCCGCAACTGGTGTTCGAGTTCGCGCGGCGTGTAGAGCGGGTTGACGTTAACAACGACGAGGCCGGCGCGCAGGATGGCGTAGGTGGCGACCGGGTTCTGCA from Rhizobium sp. Pop5 includes these protein-coding regions:
- the ltrA gene encoding group II intron reverse transcriptase/maturase — protein: MEAILSRENMMAAYRRVVANKGAPGIDKMSVEQLKAYLAEHWPRIREDLLADRYRPTPVRGVEIPKPGGKGMRQLGIPTVLDRLIQQAMHQVLMPIFDPDFSASSYGFRPGRSAHDAVLAARSYVAGGRRFVVDLDLEKFFDRVNHDVLMARVARKIGDTQVLRLIRRYLQAGLMTGGIVTARSEGTPQGGPLSPLLSNILLDDLDKELERRGHAFCRYADDCNVYVRSQHAGERVMASLTCFLTERLKLTVNGAKSAVDRPWKRTFLGYTMTAHKAPRLRIAASSVARFRGKLKAAFRAGRGRALGATIKDLTPILHGWIAYFRLTDSKGILEDLDGWLRRRLRCILWRQWKKPATRAMRLRQRGLTEQRARDSAGNGHGPWWNAGASHMNDAFRKAFFEQLGLVSLQQELRRLNHTR
- the pgi gene encoding glucose-6-phosphate isomerase, which translates into the protein MNAIVEQLKSTADATKATDIRAAFAADPQRFSRFSVSLDDLLMDYSKTAVNDDILKLLVKLAEEGGVENKREEMFSGKAINFTEDRAVLHTALRNRSNTPVLVDGKDVMPDVNAVLVAMGKFADDIRSGALKGATGKAITDVINIGIGGSDLGPVMATLALAPFHDGPRAHFVSNIDGAHIADILKLVQPETTLFIVASKTFTTVETMTNAQTARKFIASALGEAAVQHHFAAVSTALDKVAAFGIDSARVFGFWDWVGGRYSIWSAIGLPLMIAIGPENFGKFLDGAHAIDNHFRQAPITENLPMLLGLIGFYHRNVLGYPTRAILPYDQRLSRFPAYLQQLDMESNGKGVTIDGTPVEGNSGPVVWGEPGTNGQHAFYQLIHQGTSIIPAEFMIAANAFEPELRHQHQLLISNVLAQSEALMKGRTFAEAKKQLTDKGMDDKKADFIAPHRVFQGNRPSITFVYDKLTPYALGRLIALYEHRVFVEGVLFRINSFDQWGVELGKELATGLLPVVEGKESAAGHDSSTQGLVATLAKLAK
- a CDS encoding long-chain fatty acid--CoA ligase; protein product: MNSISVHPHGEKPGKPWLASYPDIIPAELPPLEHASLAELLDKSCARYADRIAFSSMGKKMSYRELESQTRKVGAWLQSIGLEKGDRVAVMMPNVLQNPVATYAILRAGLVVVNVNPLYTPRELEHQLRDSGAKAIFVLENFARTVEQVLNKTDLHHVVVTSLGEMLGPKGLIVNFAVRKVKKLVPSWSIPQHKSFGQVLREGSAKKLQPVTLAGGDIAFLQYTGGTTGVAKGAVLTHRNLLANKMQLSLWLRSAFERKKQPEVLNFLCALPLYHIFALTVNSLMGMSLGAHNILIANPRDIPGLVKEFEKSKVHIFPGLNTLFNALMNNADFAKLDFSPLIMSLGGGMAVQRPVAERWLKITGTSITEGYGLSETSPVATANRFDSPEFTGSIGLPMPSTDLDIRDEAGQSLPSGEVGEICIRGPQVMAGYWQKPEETARVMTADGYFRSGDMGFMDERGYTKIVDRKKDMILVSGFNVYPNEIEEVAAMHAGILEAAAIGVPDGHSGEAVKLFVVRKDPNLTEAEVKAHCIANLTNYKRPRFIEFRTELPKSPVGKILRKDLRG